A window of the Butyricimonas faecalis genome harbors these coding sequences:
- a CDS encoding thiamine pyrophosphate-dependent enzyme: protein MQKQLLLGVEAIAQGAIDGGISGVFAYPGTPSTEITEYIQESKQAIARNVHRMWSANEKTAMEAALGMSYAGKRALVCMKHVGMNVAADCFMNAAITGANGGMVVVAADDPSMHSSQNEQDSRMYGKFALIPIMEPSNQQEAYEMTRYAFDLSEQMGTPVLLRITTRLAHSRAGVETREAKAENEMRLPEDKRQFVLLPAIAKKRYKLLLEKQAAFEEASDNSSFNQYIDGADKSMGIVACGIGYNYLMEVFGGNCPYPVVKVSQYPLPRKMITKLAESTEKLFVLEEGYPIIEEALKGYLEKECVLGRLDGTLPRDGELNPDLVAKAFGLPSIEGSPVPEIVAPRPPALCVGCSHRDVYTALNAVIAEYPNARVFSDIGCYTLGALPPFQAINSCVDMGASITMAKGAADAGLYPAVSVIGDSTFTHSGMTGLLDAVNEKANITIIISDNESISMTGGQESSALGHLESICRGIGVEPEHIRVLLPVPKNHDELCKIIREEIEYKGVSVIIPRRVCIQKAARDAKKKKK, encoded by the coding sequence ATGCAAAAACAACTATTATTAGGTGTTGAAGCTATTGCACAAGGTGCTATAGACGGAGGTATATCCGGCGTGTTCGCATACCCGGGAACCCCTTCAACAGAGATCACGGAATACATTCAGGAATCGAAACAGGCTATCGCCCGTAACGTTCACCGGATGTGGTCTGCAAACGAAAAAACAGCCATGGAAGCTGCATTAGGGATGTCCTATGCAGGAAAAAGAGCCTTGGTATGTATGAAACACGTGGGGATGAACGTGGCCGCAGACTGTTTCATGAACGCTGCTATTACCGGGGCTAACGGAGGTATGGTTGTTGTCGCTGCCGATGACCCATCCATGCACTCTTCTCAAAACGAGCAAGATTCACGTATGTACGGTAAATTTGCCTTGATTCCGATCATGGAACCTTCCAACCAACAAGAAGCATACGAGATGACCCGTTATGCTTTCGATTTGTCAGAGCAAATGGGTACCCCCGTGTTGTTAAGAATCACGACTCGTTTGGCACACTCTCGTGCTGGTGTTGAAACGAGAGAGGCTAAAGCCGAAAATGAAATGCGTTTACCGGAAGACAAACGTCAGTTCGTGTTACTTCCTGCTATCGCTAAAAAAAGATATAAGTTATTACTAGAGAAACAAGCTGCTTTCGAAGAAGCATCCGATAATTCTTCTTTCAACCAATACATCGACGGAGCTGACAAATCAATGGGTATCGTCGCTTGCGGTATCGGTTACAATTACCTGATGGAAGTATTCGGTGGCAATTGTCCTTACCCAGTAGTAAAAGTAAGTCAATATCCTCTTCCGAGAAAGATGATCACCAAGTTGGCCGAAAGCACCGAAAAATTGTTTGTATTAGAAGAAGGCTACCCGATCATCGAGGAAGCATTGAAAGGCTACTTGGAAAAAGAGTGTGTACTCGGACGTTTGGATGGCACGCTCCCCAGGGATGGAGAGTTGAACCCGGACCTCGTGGCAAAAGCATTCGGATTACCTTCAATCGAAGGATCACCTGTACCGGAAATCGTGGCACCTCGTCCACCGGCCCTTTGCGTGGGATGTAGCCACAGAGACGTGTACACCGCGTTGAATGCTGTTATTGCCGAATACCCAAACGCACGCGTATTCTCAGACATCGGTTGCTACACTTTAGGAGCTCTTCCTCCATTCCAAGCGATCAATTCCTGCGTGGATATGGGTGCTTCCATCACGATGGCCAAAGGTGCCGCTGATGCAGGATTATACCCGGCAGTATCCGTGATCGGAGACTCCACGTTCACACACTCCGGAATGACCGGATTGCTGGACGCTGTAAACGAGAAAGCAAACATCACGATTATCATTTCCGATAATGAATCCATCTCCATGACCGGAGGTCAGGAATCTTCAGCATTGGGACACTTGGAATCCATCTGTCGCGGTATTGGCGTTGAGCCGGAACACATCCGCGTTCTGCTTCCCGTACCGAAAAACCACGATGAACTATGTAAGATCATCCGCGAGGAAATCGAGTACAAGGGAGTATCCGTGATCATACCGAGAAGAGTTTGTATCCAGAAAGCTGCAAGAGACGCTAAGAAAAAGAAAAAATAA
- a CDS encoding SpoIIE family protein phosphatase yields MFDRYKKSFPAKLSLYVISFITILSFVLVGVFYHYSTETLSQEAEDKIESMAAQANLRVSALLSKVEKIPENLGWMIVEYVEELDSLFGITRRIVKDNPEIFGCAIAFEPYYFPEKGQYFAPYSFMVEDSVKTIQVGSEDYNYFEKGWYNGAREHRYWSKPYWDVGDPDVITTSYAVPIHGEKNELIGILSVDLTNRWLHDLVDSIKPYKGSYTVVIDKQGRYILRKEGETMIGKNMFETAKEARDTNVIVLVNEMAAGKSGSIIVDDGGVLSYVYYTPVVATDWYMAVICPYDQVFGKLSRFSMYLLIGFVLLLLFVYFICFVSVRRITKPLTIFAASARDVALGNFNTPLLRIRSKDELGELYESFLFMQKQLTEYVDQLRRTTTANEKIESELRIAHDIQLGMVPKQFVPTLGAECVDIHAVLCPARQVGGDLYDYLMLNEDEFGFAVGDVSGKGVPASLFMATTISQIRSLALQDTSLNYIMNLMNQSLCRTGNTNMFITFFAGVLNLNTDRLRFCNAGHPYPLLIAPDGTVSFFKTADNLPLGVTSDYNYEEQECYFAPGSQLLLYTDGVSEAQNEQSKFYKIERLLDLVTAHSGLAPQQMVESVIEDVNRFVGNAEQSDDLTVMSFRLNARRKKKTEGLL; encoded by the coding sequence ATGTTTGATCGATATAAAAAATCTTTTCCTGCTAAGTTGAGTTTGTACGTGATTTCGTTCATTACAATTCTATCTTTTGTTTTAGTGGGTGTATTTTATCACTACTCAACAGAAACGTTATCGCAGGAGGCTGAAGATAAGATAGAGAGCATGGCAGCTCAGGCAAATTTGCGCGTGAGTGCCTTGTTGAGCAAGGTGGAAAAGATTCCTGAAAACCTGGGATGGATGATCGTTGAATATGTCGAGGAACTGGACTCTTTGTTTGGAATTACTCGACGGATTGTAAAAGATAACCCGGAAATTTTTGGTTGTGCGATCGCTTTCGAACCCTACTATTTCCCAGAAAAAGGGCAGTACTTTGCACCTTATTCATTTATGGTTGAAGATTCCGTGAAGACCATTCAAGTGGGAAGTGAAGATTATAATTATTTTGAAAAAGGCTGGTATAATGGTGCGAGGGAGCATCGGTACTGGAGTAAACCCTATTGGGATGTGGGCGATCCGGATGTGATCACAACGTCTTACGCGGTTCCGATTCACGGGGAAAAGAATGAACTAATTGGTATTTTATCAGTAGATTTAACCAATCGTTGGTTGCATGACCTGGTAGATTCGATTAAGCCTTACAAGGGGAGTTATACCGTGGTTATAGATAAGCAGGGACGTTATATATTACGTAAAGAAGGCGAGACCATGATTGGTAAAAACATGTTCGAAACAGCAAAGGAGGCACGAGATACTAATGTTATTGTATTGGTAAACGAAATGGCTGCCGGCAAAAGTGGTAGTATCATCGTGGACGACGGGGGTGTGCTGTCTTACGTGTATTACACACCCGTGGTGGCAACTGACTGGTATATGGCGGTAATTTGTCCATACGACCAAGTGTTTGGTAAGTTGAGCAGATTTAGTATGTATCTTTTGATTGGTTTTGTCCTGTTATTGCTATTTGTTTATTTTATTTGTTTCGTGTCCGTACGACGAATCACGAAACCGTTGACCATATTTGCCGCTTCAGCCCGAGATGTGGCATTGGGAAACTTTAACACGCCGTTACTGCGTATCCGATCTAAGGATGAATTGGGAGAGTTGTACGAATCCTTTCTTTTCATGCAGAAACAATTAACGGAATACGTGGACCAGTTACGTCGGACAACGACAGCGAATGAAAAAATAGAGAGTGAGTTACGCATCGCTCATGATATTCAGCTGGGAATGGTCCCTAAACAATTTGTTCCCACCTTGGGAGCAGAATGTGTTGATATTCATGCCGTGTTGTGTCCGGCCCGTCAGGTAGGAGGTGATTTGTATGATTATTTGATGTTGAATGAGGACGAGTTCGGTTTCGCTGTAGGAGACGTTTCTGGGAAAGGTGTCCCCGCCTCTTTGTTTATGGCAACCACAATTAGTCAGATACGATCATTGGCCCTACAGGATACCTCGTTGAATTATATTATGAACTTGATGAATCAGAGTTTGTGTCGAACCGGGAACACGAACATGTTTATCACCTTTTTTGCCGGGGTATTGAATCTAAACACGGATCGCCTGAGATTTTGTAATGCGGGGCATCCCTACCCGTTGTTGATCGCTCCGGATGGAACGGTTTCTTTCTTCAAGACGGCGGATAATTTGCCTTTGGGTGTTACCTCCGATTATAATTACGAGGAACAAGAATGTTATTTTGCCCCGGGTTCTCAATTGCTTTTGTACACGGATGGCGTGTCTGAAGCTCAAAATGAACAATCCAAATTTTATAAGATAGAGCGGTTGCTTGATTTGGTGACAGCTCATTCAGGACTTGCTCCACAACAAATGGTGGAGAGCGTGATCGAGGATGTGAACCGTTTTGTCGGGAATGCGGAACAATCGGATGATTTGACCGTGATGAGTTTCCGGCTTAATGCACGTAGGAAAAAGAAGACGGAGGGACTTTTGTAG